One genomic region from Vitis riparia cultivar Riparia Gloire de Montpellier isolate 1030 chromosome 17, EGFV_Vit.rip_1.0, whole genome shotgun sequence encodes:
- the LOC117905057 gene encoding wall-associated receptor kinase 2-like, with product MALRLILLLQLAVLVWVMEAAAELALPGCASHCGNISIPYPSGTTPECYLNQDFFINCSSTHQAFLTDSDIDVLSISVSGQLRVLSHVARDCYNKSGQRVANNDPWMTLAKFPISHTRNKFMTMGCDTYAFIEGSSGQRYKIG from the coding sequence ATGGCTCTGCGTTTGATCCTCCTCCTGCAACTTGCAGTACTGGTATGGGTGATGGAAGCTGCCGCTGAACTAGCCCTGCCGGGCTGTGCCAGCCACTGCGGCAATATCAGCATCCCATATCCATCTGGGACTACCCCAGAATGCTACCTAAACCAagatttcttcatcaattgcAGCTCCACCCATCAAGCTTTTCTGACGGACAGTGACATAGATGTTCTATCGATTTCAGTTTCGGGTCAATTGCGAGTCCTTTCGCATGTGGCTCGAGACTGTTACAACAAATCCGGGCAAAGAGTCGCCAACAACGATCCATGGATGACACTGGCGAAGTTCCCCATCTCCCATACTCGGAACAAGTTCATGACAATGGGCTGCGACACCTACGCCTTCATTGAAGGCTCAAGCGGGCAAAGGTACAAGATTGGCTGA
- the LOC117904209 gene encoding putative wall-associated receptor kinase-like 16: MALRLILLLQLAVLVWELEVAAELALPGCASHCGNISIPYPFGTTPECYLNQDFFINCNSTHQALLTDSNIDVLSISVSGQLRVLSYVARDCYNKSGQRVANNDPWMTLAKFPISHTRNKFMTVGCDTYAFIKGSSGKRYKTGCLSLCESKDSVINGSCSGIGCCQTTIPVNATSIDISVGSYDSYTGVWEFNPCGFAFVAEDGYFNFSSADLLDLQNKTQVPTVLDWSIGDEKCGQAKENGTSYACKDNSYCYDPDNGPGYRCNCSEGYEGNPYLLNGCKDIDECEVDNPCNVTHTCRNLQGSFSCFCPAGYEGDGFKIGTGCSLMPSSESKFPLVNVALGISISLLVLLLVSSWLYWGFRQRKLIKLKEKFFEQNGGIMLQQLLSKHEGFAEATKIFTTEDLKKATNNYDERRVLGRGGQGTVYKGILADNRVVAVKKSKIMDQSQVEQFINEVIILSQVNHRNVVKLLGCCLETEVPLLVYEFVINGTLYDHLHNQDQTYSISWETRLRIATETAGALWYLHSAASTPIIHRDVKSTNILLDNNYTAKVSDFGASRLIPLDQAQLTTLVQGTLGYLDPEYFHSSQLTEKSDVYSFGVVLVELLTGKKALSFDRLEEERNLAMFFVSSMKDDRLFEILDDRVLNEGNTNHLKEVAILAKRCLMVKGEERPTMKEVAMELEGFRILETHPWVNNNSNPEETEYLIGQPQDAYKGDNSSNIIGYDSIRDQVMVDFNGGR, translated from the exons ATGGCTTTGCGTTTGATCCTCCTCCTGCAACTTGCAGTACTGGTATGGGAGTTAGAAGTTGCCGCTGAACTAGCTCTGCCGGGCTGTGCCAGCCACTGCGGCAATATCAGCATCCCATATCCATTTGGGACTACCCCAGAATGCTACCTAAACCAagatttcttcatcaattgcAACTCCACCCATCAAGCTCTTCTGACGGACAGTAACATAGATGTTCTATCGATTTCAGTTTCGGGTCAATTGCGAGTTCTTTCGTATGTGGCTCGAGACTGTTACAACAAATCCGGGCAAAGAGTCGCCAACAACGATCCATGGATGACACTGGCGAAGTTCCCCATCTCCCATACTCGGAACAAGTTCATGACAGTGGGCTGCGACACCTACGCTTTCATTAAAGGCTCAAGTGGGAAAAGATACAAGACTGGCTGCTTATCACTGTGTGAGAGCAAAGATAGTGTTATCAACGGGTCTTGCTCGGGGATCGGCTGTTGCCAGACCACAATCCCTGTAAATGCAACAAGCATTGATATCAGTGTGGGCAGCTACGACAGCTACACAGGTGTGTGGGAATTTAATCCATGCGGCTTCGCTTTTGTGGCTGAAGATGGCTATTTCAACTTCTCTTCCGCAGACCTCCTTGATTTACAGAACAAAACCCAGGTTCCTACAGTGCTTGATTGGAGTATAGGAGATGAGAAATGCGGCCAAGCAAAGGAGAATGGAACAAGTTACGCCTGCAAGGACAATAGCTACTGTTATGACCCAGACAATGGTCCTGGGTATAGGTGCAATTGCTCAGAGGGATATGAAGGAAACCCCTATCTCTTAAATGGTTGCAAGG ATATCGATGAGTGTGAGGTTGATAACCCCTGCAATGTAACACATACATGCCGGAATTTACAAGGgagttttagttgtttttgccCGGCTGGGTACGAAGGTGATGGATTTAAAATTGGCACAGGCTGCAGTCTCATGCCTAGCTCAGAGTCGAAGTTTCCTTTGGTTAATGTTGCCTTAG gTATCAGCATAAGTCTTTTAGTTTTACTTTTGGTGAGTTCTTGGTTGTattggggatttaggcaacgAAAGCTTATCAAATTGAAAGAGAAATTCTTTGAGCAAAATGGTGGTATCATGCTACAACAACTACTCTCTAAGCACGAAGGATTTGCTGAAGCAACTAAAATATTTACTACAGAAGACCTTAAGAAAGCAACAAACAACTATGATGAAAGAAGAGTTTTAGGTCGTGGAGGTCAAGGAACAGTTTATAAAGGAATATTGGCAGATAATAGAGTTGTTGCAGTTAAAAAGTCCAAAATAATGGACCAAAGCCAAGTTGAGCAGTTCATTAATGAAGTGATTATCCTCTCCCAAGTCAATCATAGAAATGTGGTAAAGCTATTAGGATGTTGTTTAGAGACGGAAGTTCCTTTATTAGTCTATGAATTTGTGATTAATGGAACCCTTTATGATCATCTACACAACCAAGATCAGACATACTCTATTTCATGGGAAACTCGCTTACGAATAGCAACTGAAACGGCTGGAGCCCTTTGGTATTTACACTCTGCTGCTTCAACTCCGATTATCCATAGAGATGTGAAGTCTACTAACATCCTTTTAGACAACAATTATACTGCCAAGGTATCCGATTTTGGAGCTTCAAGATTGATACCTCTAGATCAAGCTCAATTGACGACACTGGTACAAGGGACTCTTGGATACTTAGATCCTGAGTACTTTCACTCGAGTCAATTAACCGAAAAGAgtgatgtttatagttttggggTTGTTCTTGTGGAATTACTAACAGGTAAAAAGGCACTTTCCTTTGATAGACTTGAAGAAGAGAGAAATTTAGCAATGTTCTTTGTTTCTTCAATGAAAGACGATCGCTTGTTTGAAATTCTTGATGATAGAGTTTTGAATGAGGGAAACACTAATCATCTGAAGGAAGTTGCTATCTTAGCAAAGAGGTGTTTGATGGTAAAAGGAGAGGAAAGGCCTACTATGAAGGAAGTTGCGATGGAACTAGAGGGATTTAGAATATTAGAAACACATCCTTGGGTGAACAATAATTCAAATCCAGAAGAAACTGAATACTTGATTGGTCAACCACAAGATGCTTATAAAGGTGATAACAGTAGCAACATAATAGGATATGATAGCATAAGAGATCAAGTCATGGTGGACTTTAATGGTGGGCGGTGA
- the LOC117904856 gene encoding deoxyhypusine synthase yields MEEDFLSSVRSVVFKESNSLEGVRTKIEGYDFNAGVDYSQLLKSMVSTGFQASNLGDAIQVVNQMLDWRLSDESPAEDCSEEERDEKYRKSVKCKVFLGFTSNLISSGVRDTVRYLTEHHMVDVVVTTAGGIEEDLIKCLAPTYKGDFYLSGTHLRSKGLNRIGNLLVPNDNYCKFEDWIIPIFDQMLKEQTSENVLWTPSKVIARLGKEINNESSYLYWAYKNNIPVFCPGLTDGSLGDMLYFHSFRNPGLIIDIVQDIRAMNGEAVHANPRKTGMIILGGGMPKHHICNANMMRNGADYAVFINTAQEFDGSDSGARPDEAVSWGKIRGSAMTVKVHCDATIAFPLLVAETFAAKISKPL; encoded by the exons ATGGAAGAGGATTTCCTATCATCTGTACGATCGGTAGTCTTCAAAGAATCAAATTCCCTGGAAGGGGTACGCACTAAGATCGAGGGCTATGATTTCAATGCAGGCGTTGATTATTCTCAGCTTCTCAAATCCATGGTCTCCACCGGCTTCCAAGCCTCCAATCTCGGCGACGCCATCCAAGTCGTTAATCAAATG CTAGACTGGAGGCTTTCTGATGAGAGTCCGGCGGAGGATTGCAGCGAGGAGGAGAGGGATGAAAAGTATAGAAAATCGGTGAAGTGCAAAGTGTTTCTGGGTTTCACTTCCAATCTGATTTCGTCGGGTGTGAGAGATACAGTGCGATATCTTACTGAGCATCATATG gTTGATGTGGTGGTTACAACAGCTGGTGGCATAGAAGAGGATCTTATTAAATGCCTTGCACCCACATACAAAGGTGATTTTTATCTATCCGGTACTCATTTACGCTCAAAAGGATTGAACCGCATTGGTAACTTGTTGGTTCCCAATGACAACTACTGCAAATTTGAGGATTGGATTATTCCGATCTTTGACCAGATGTTGAAGGAGCAAACTTCGGAG AATGTATTGTGGACACCTTCTAAGGTAATTGCTCGCTTGGGAAAAGAAATCAATAATGAGAGTTCATACCTTTATTGGGCATACAAG AACAATATTCCAGTCTTCTGCCCGGGTTTAACCGATGGCTCATTAGGGGACATGTTATACTTCCATTCCTTCCGCAATCCTGGTCTGATCATTGACATAGTGCAAG ATATTAGGGCCATGAATGGTGAAGCTGTCCATGCAAATCCTAGAAAGACTGGAATGATAATTCTTGGAGGGGGCATGCCCAAGCATCACATTTGTAATGCCAATATGATGCGTAATGGTGCTGATTATGCTGTCTTCATCAACACAGCACAAGAGTTTGATGGAAGTGATTCTGGAGCTCGCCCTGATGAGGCTGTGTCATGGGGGAAAATACGGGGTTCTGCCATGACTGTTAAG GTACATTGTGATGCAACTATTGCTTTTCCCCTTCTGGTTGCAGAAACATTTGCTGCAAAGATAAGCAAGCCTCTTTGA